One window of Burkholderia thailandensis E264 genomic DNA carries:
- a CDS encoding fatty acid desaturase has protein sequence MRAALARRRDFAADRKAAGNGASTSLCVIDSMNDSSTPIRVDEPMPHRKVIRAWITPFGDRVIARSIVLLVVDYLLLFAAFAGALLAASSIVKIVCGMAAGFITGRLFIIGHDACHQSLTPNHRLNRWLGRIAFLPSLTPYSLWEVGHNVVHHGYTNLKGFDFVWAPLTPDEYAALSPARRMLDRVYRSGWAPGLYYLVEIWWLRMYFPAKAYLGASRPIFRRDCLLVTGFAALWIGAVVQIAAATQQPTLLLLFTGVAVPFLFWCSMIGFVVYVHHTDPRISWHANRAEWSRAAPFVSTTLHLTFPFGIGGLLHHIMEHTAHHVDMSIPLYGLKDAQAKLEAMLPGRIVVQRFSWRWYFDTARRCKLYDTGRRHWTDYRGRATSDAHLRADAPMAEQRPIDAPTGLSGA, from the coding sequence ATGCGCGCCGCCCTCGCCCGCCGCCGCGATTTCGCCGCGGATCGCAAAGCAGCGGGAAACGGCGCATCGACGTCTCTTTGTGTGATCGACTCCATGAACGACTCCTCCACCCCCATTCGCGTCGACGAGCCGATGCCGCACCGCAAGGTCATCCGCGCTTGGATCACGCCGTTCGGCGACCGCGTGATCGCGCGCTCGATCGTGCTGCTCGTCGTCGACTATCTGCTGCTCTTCGCGGCGTTCGCGGGCGCGCTGCTCGCGGCATCGAGCATCGTGAAGATCGTCTGCGGGATGGCGGCCGGTTTTATCACCGGGCGCCTCTTCATCATCGGCCACGACGCGTGCCACCAGAGCCTCACGCCGAATCACCGGCTCAACCGCTGGCTCGGCCGCATCGCGTTCCTGCCGTCGCTCACGCCTTACAGCCTGTGGGAGGTCGGCCACAACGTCGTCCACCACGGCTACACGAACCTGAAGGGCTTCGATTTCGTATGGGCGCCGCTCACGCCCGACGAGTACGCGGCGCTGTCGCCCGCGCGGCGCATGCTCGATCGCGTCTATCGCAGCGGCTGGGCGCCGGGGCTCTACTATCTCGTCGAAATCTGGTGGCTGCGGATGTACTTTCCGGCGAAGGCCTACCTCGGCGCGTCGCGGCCGATCTTCCGGCGCGACTGCCTGCTCGTCACGGGCTTCGCCGCGCTGTGGATCGGCGCGGTCGTCCAGATCGCCGCGGCGACGCAGCAGCCGACGCTGCTGCTGCTCTTCACGGGCGTCGCCGTGCCTTTCCTGTTCTGGTGCTCGATGATCGGCTTCGTCGTCTACGTTCACCATACCGATCCGCGCATCTCGTGGCACGCGAACCGCGCCGAGTGGTCGCGCGCGGCGCCGTTCGTGTCGACGACGCTGCACCTGACGTTCCCGTTCGGCATCGGCGGGCTGCTGCATCACATCATGGAGCACACCGCGCACCACGTCGACATGAGCATCCCGCTGTACGGGCTGAAGGACGCGCAGGCAAAGCTCGAGGCGATGCTGCCGGGCCGCATCGTCGTGCAGCGCTTCAGCTGGCGCTGGTATTTCGATACCGCGCGGCGCTGCAAGCTCTACGATACCGGCCGCAGGCACTGGACCGACTATCGCGGCCGCGCGACGAGCGACGCGCATCTGCGCGCGGATGCGCCGATGGCCGAGCAGCGTCCGATCGACGCGCCGACCGGGCTGAGCGGCGCGTGA
- a CDS encoding ABC transporter substrate-binding protein, protein MKLNWRKMAAHAVVTATALAAGSAFAADLKEIRFGVEASYAPFEYKTPDGKLAGFDIDIGNAVCAKLKVKCVWVENAFDGLIPALQARKFDAINSDMTITEQRRKAIDFTDPIYTIPNQLIAKKGSGLLPTTASLKGKRVGVLQGTIQEAYAKKRWAPAGVEVVPYQTQDLAYEDLKSGRLDATFQDSEAGAKGFLSKPQGAGFAFAGDHVSDAEILGTGVGFGLRKNDAQLKSAVNQALKELKADGTIDGLAKKYFSVPVTLK, encoded by the coding sequence ATGAAGTTGAACTGGCGGAAGATGGCCGCGCATGCGGTGGTGACGGCCACGGCCCTGGCGGCAGGCAGCGCGTTCGCCGCCGATCTGAAGGAAATCCGCTTCGGCGTCGAGGCGTCGTATGCGCCGTTCGAATACAAGACGCCGGACGGCAAGCTGGCGGGCTTCGACATCGACATCGGCAACGCGGTGTGCGCGAAGCTGAAGGTCAAGTGCGTGTGGGTCGAGAACGCGTTCGACGGCCTGATCCCGGCGCTGCAGGCGCGCAAGTTCGACGCGATCAACTCCGACATGACGATCACCGAGCAGCGTCGGAAGGCGATCGATTTCACCGATCCGATCTACACGATCCCGAACCAGTTGATCGCGAAGAAGGGCAGCGGCCTGCTGCCGACCACCGCGTCGCTGAAGGGCAAGCGCGTCGGCGTGCTGCAGGGCACGATCCAGGAGGCGTATGCGAAGAAGCGCTGGGCGCCGGCGGGCGTCGAAGTCGTGCCGTACCAGACGCAGGATCTCGCGTACGAGGACCTGAAGTCGGGCCGCCTCGACGCGACGTTCCAGGATTCGGAGGCGGGCGCGAAGGGCTTCCTGTCGAAGCCGCAGGGCGCGGGATTCGCGTTCGCGGGCGATCACGTGAGCGACGCCGAGATTCTCGGCACGGGCGTCGGCTTCGGCCTGCGCAAGAACGACGCGCAACTGAAGAGCGCCGTCAATCAGGCGCTGAAGGAACTGAAGGCCGACGGCACGATCGACGGCCTCGCGAAGAAGTACTTCAGCGTGCCCGTGACGCTGAAGTAA
- the cyoD gene encoding cytochrome o ubiquinol oxidase subunit IV — MAHSHPTHGDEAHGTVGGYIAGFVLSVLLTAASFGLVMGGVLPPREALVSLAVLAAVQIVVHLVYFLHMNTSSSQRWNVMAFSYTALTALILIFGTVWVMHNVSMNMMSR; from the coding sequence ATGGCCCATTCGCATCCTACCCACGGCGACGAAGCGCACGGCACCGTCGGCGGCTATATCGCAGGCTTCGTGCTCTCGGTGCTGCTCACGGCCGCGTCGTTCGGCCTCGTGATGGGCGGCGTGCTGCCGCCGCGCGAGGCGCTCGTGTCGCTCGCCGTGCTCGCCGCCGTGCAGATCGTCGTGCATCTCGTGTACTTCCTGCATATGAACACGTCGTCGAGCCAGCGCTGGAACGTGATGGCGTTCAGCTACACGGCGCTGACCGCGCTGATCCTGATCTTCGGCACGGTCTGGGTCATGCACAACGTCAGCATGAACATGATGTCCCGATAG
- a CDS encoding glutathione binding-like protein: MKLYYTPGACSLAIRIALTEAGLPFDSIKVDLSKHRIAADGSDYYTVSPRGYVPLVELDDGTRHTETAALLQRIGDLASVGALIPAHGAPARYEVIEWLTFVSSELHKTYSPWLFHADTADSTRRQCLDKLDRRLREIDAHLATRDYLTGGFTVADAYLFAVANWSNFLRIPLAPYPHVVAFMERVAARPKVKEALAAEGLGR, from the coding sequence ATGAAGCTCTATTACACGCCCGGCGCATGCTCGCTCGCGATTCGCATCGCGCTCACCGAGGCCGGCCTGCCGTTCGACAGCATCAAGGTCGATCTGTCGAAGCATCGGATCGCCGCCGACGGCAGCGACTACTACACGGTGTCGCCGCGCGGCTACGTGCCGCTCGTCGAACTCGACGACGGCACGCGCCATACCGAGACGGCCGCGCTGCTGCAGCGCATCGGCGATCTGGCGAGCGTCGGCGCGCTGATTCCCGCGCACGGCGCGCCGGCGCGCTACGAGGTGATCGAATGGCTGACGTTCGTCAGCTCCGAGCTGCACAAGACGTACAGCCCGTGGCTCTTTCACGCCGACACCGCCGACTCGACGCGGCGGCAATGTCTCGACAAGCTCGACCGCCGCCTGCGGGAAATCGACGCGCATCTCGCGACGCGCGACTATTTGACGGGCGGCTTCACCGTCGCGGACGCGTATCTGTTCGCGGTCGCGAACTGGTCGAACTTCCTGCGCATCCCGCTCGCGCCTTATCCGCATGTCGTCGCGTTCATGGAGCGGGTGGCCGCGCGGCCGAAGGTCAAGGAGGCGCTCGCGGCCGAAGGCCTCGGCCGCTGA
- a CDS encoding LysR family transcriptional regulator → MRAETQYELTAIDMQTVLALVRAGTLAEAARRMNLDASTVFRTVQRIERGLGQRLFDRSKRGYRPTSLGSRLAQHGERIEAELGAARIAAGPDTAALAGTVHVTTTDSVLSGLLLNALGELAARHPALRFDLDTSNGLASLTRRDADIAVRATKRAPEHLIGRAVGPLRIAVFASASSPLRAGDFDALARCDWAAPDIALSNHPSVDWRRRRYPDVEPRYRANSVVSVCELVASGLAIGVLPMFLANAYPGIRQISPPLDDAESQLWVLAHPDARHLPHVSAVYSHLCAALARALADDGGLA, encoded by the coding sequence ATGCGTGCAGAAACGCAATACGAACTGACGGCCATCGACATGCAGACCGTGCTCGCGCTCGTGCGCGCGGGCACGCTCGCGGAGGCGGCGCGACGGATGAATCTCGATGCGTCGACCGTGTTCCGCACGGTGCAGCGCATCGAGCGCGGCCTCGGGCAGCGGCTCTTCGATCGCTCGAAGCGCGGCTACCGGCCGACGTCGCTCGGCAGCCGGCTCGCGCAGCACGGCGAGCGGATCGAGGCGGAGCTCGGCGCCGCGCGCATCGCGGCGGGCCCGGATACGGCCGCGCTCGCGGGCACCGTCCATGTGACGACGACGGACAGCGTGCTGTCCGGGCTGCTGCTGAACGCGCTCGGCGAGCTTGCCGCGCGGCACCCTGCGCTGCGCTTCGATCTCGACACGAGCAACGGCCTCGCGAGCCTCACGCGGCGCGACGCGGACATCGCGGTGCGCGCGACGAAGCGCGCGCCCGAGCATCTGATCGGCCGCGCGGTCGGCCCGCTGCGCATCGCGGTGTTCGCGAGCGCGTCGAGCCCGCTGCGCGCGGGCGATTTCGACGCGCTCGCACGATGCGATTGGGCGGCGCCCGACATCGCGCTGTCGAACCATCCGTCGGTGGATTGGCGCCGCCGCCGCTATCCGGACGTCGAGCCGCGCTATCGCGCGAACAGCGTCGTGTCGGTGTGCGAGCTCGTCGCGTCGGGTCTGGCGATCGGCGTGCTGCCGATGTTTCTCGCGAACGCGTACCCGGGCATCCGGCAAATCAGTCCGCCGCTCGACGACGCCGAGTCGCAGCTCTGGGTGCTCGCGCATCCGGACGCGCGTCACCTGCCGCACGTGTCGGCCGTCTACTCGCATCTGTGCGCGGCGCTTGCCCGCGCGCTCGCCGACGACGGCGGCCTGGCGTAG